Proteins co-encoded in one Gouania willdenowi chromosome 1, fGouWil2.1, whole genome shotgun sequence genomic window:
- the plppr2b gene encoding phospholipid phosphatase-related protein type 5 isoform X1, producing the protein MMDSRLSAQRNAMRNLPPDRGLQKTSKYIVPCFLLVELVIMAGTVLLAYYFEYTDTFPVHIQGFFCFDKAFSKPYPGPEDNSKAPPVLVYSLLTAIPTVTILIGEVTSFFVKTEGAQEKTIVTADCCYFNPLLRRIVRFLGVYSFGLFTTTIFANAGQVVTGNQTPHFLTACKPNYTALGCQSPMQYITERRACTGNPYLVVSARKSFPSKDAALSFYSAVYTVMYVTLVFQTKGTRLTKPTLCLVLLSLAVLVGVVRVTEHRNHWNDVVAGFVTGGAIAAFLVSCVINYFQPPKTTMPSPPPPQHPEHPTGIPLLSLPRVESPLEKLSGLQTPGLPYSEINMTISHSHPKALRCAPPLKSLPSPAQSRPAHRIPPTLPRPPKGDSHSGGSSPPRSEHPPIIGDKPAHSDSPYLAQTFVIFSGPAGGTVGSVLRAGLICLVWIQNFKNLPKPELF; encoded by the exons ctGGTCATCATGGCCGGGACCGTGCTGTTGGCGTACTACTTTGAGTACACGGACACCTTCCCTGTGCACATTCAGGGCTTCTTCTGCTTCGACAAGGCTTTCTCCAAACCGTACCCAGGACCAGAGGACAACAGTAAAGCTCCACCTGTCCTCGTCTATTCTCTGCTCACTGCCATCCCCACTGTGACG ATTTTAATCGGTGAAGTGACCAGCTTCTTTGTGAAGACGGAAGGAGCTCAGGAGAAGACCATAGTGACGGCTGACTGCTGTTACTTCAACCCTCTCCTCCGTAGGATCGTACGTTTTCTGG GTGTGTACTCCTTTGGCCTCTTCACCACCACCATCTTTGCAAATGCTGGTCAAGTGGTGACAGGAAACCAGACGCCTCACTTCCTGACTGCTTGCAAGCCAAACTACACAGCGTTGGGCTGTCAGTCTCCAATGCAGTACATCACAGAACGCCGAGCGTGCACAGGGAACCCATACCTGGTGGTGTCTGCCCGCAAATCCTTCCCCTCCAAAGATGCTGCCCTCAGCTTTTATTCTGCAGTCTACACTGTT ATGTACGTGACGCTAGTGTTCCAGACTAAAGGGACCAGACTGACAAAGCCCACTCTGTGTCTGGTGCTCCTATCCCTGGCAGTGCTGGTGGGGGTGGTGAGGGTCACCGAGCATAGGAACCACTGGAACGATGTAGTTGCTGGATTTGTGACAGGAGGCGCCATCGCTGCCTTTCTG GTGTCATGTGTGATCAACTATTTCCAACCCCCAAAGACGACGATGCCTTCTCCTCCACCTCCACAGCATCCAGAGCACCCCACTGGAATACCCCTCCTCAGCTTGCCTCGTGTAGAGAGTCCACTCGAAAAGTTAAGTGGCCTTCAG ACTCCAGGGCTACCGTATTCTGAAATCAACATGACCATCAGCCATTCCCACCCCAAAGCCCTCCGATGTGCTCCACCCCTCAAGTCTTTGCCCTCACCAGCTCAGTCTAGACCTGCCCACAGAATTCCCCCTACCCTGCCGCGCCCACCCAAAGGAGACAGCCACTCAGGCGGGTCAAGTCCACCCAGGTCTGAACATCCACCGATCATAGGAGACAAGCCAGCTCACTCTGACTCACCATATTTGGCACAAACTTTTGTCATCTTCTCAGGACCAGCAGGAGGAACGGTTGGGTCTGTCCTTAGAGCTGGACTAATATGTCTCGTGTGGATTCAGAATTTCAAAAACCTGCCAAAGCCAGAGCTGTTTTAG